The following nucleotide sequence is from Paroedura picta isolate Pp20150507F chromosome 1, Ppicta_v3.0, whole genome shotgun sequence.
tcccttccaaggacggaccctgcttagcttagacttAACGGTAATCCCAggaaggggatttcaaggcaagagagaaatggAGGTGTTCGGCAACGGTATTCCTCTTTGGTCTCCTATCTATGTgctgatcctacttagcttctgagatcaggctataccatgatGCTCTCCCTTCTTTGGTCAAAGGGCCAACACACAAGGGGACACCTGAAAAGGGGGACTCCCCTAGAAAAGACTGAGAGCAACTACGTTCTTTTGAACAAGAGGAAAGGGAACACATGAAGTCACCTACTGGACCAcactgtcaaggtcagtattatctactcagacctGCAGCAGCCCTCCAAGGTCTTAAGTCGATGTCTTCCACATTTATCTGCCACTTGATCCCTTTTAGCTGGGGACCGAACCTGGGATactctgcatcccaagcagatgctctaccactaagccacgttccacccccaggcttggtccatcaaggtcagtattgtctactcagaccggcagccgctctctaGCATCTGACAGAGGTCTCTTCCCATCACCTAATGCTCAACATTGGGAATCCTGACAAAAAATGGGAGTTCCTTGTCGAACCCCAGATTATAATGCTTATTTTTAATTGGGACAAAGAGAGCTGTGCACCCACGGGCCTGGGAGGAGTCCCACCCTGACTCTCGGCATGTAAAGTAGACCGCTGAGTCACAGTTGAGATGGAGACAATCCTAGGAACATGCAGAATGAAGAACTGCAGGCTTGAGTTCAACTCCCAtgagaacttaagaagagccctggtggattACTCAGTGgcacatccagtccagcatcctgtctcacagtggccaaccagttcctctggaggtccagcaacaggggaTGGagtccaaggccttcataagaacatcagaagaaccctgctagatcagaccagtagtccatcatcctgtctcacataggaaccaaccagttcctcaaaggccaacaaggcatggaggccaagaccttcataagaacttcagaagagccctgctggatcagaccaggaaggttccatccagtccagcctcccacctcatacagcagccaaccagttcctctggagggccaacatcaGGGCATGGATTCCAAGGCCTTCATAATtacataagagccctgctagatcagaccagtagttcatctagtccatcatcctgacTCACATAGaaatcaaccagttcttcttgaGAGGCAACAAGGCatggaggccaagaccttcctaagaacatcagaagagccctgctggatcagaccacttgTCTGTGTAGTCTATCTCATGCTGTGGCCAAACAActcttctggaggtccaacaactgAGCAGGGACAGAGGCCCTCCCGATGCTTATACCTGGCTTGGAGATTCAGAGATTTACTGTCTGAATGTGGAGGTGATCCTGATGGCACcagggttttggccacggtgtggcACACTGTTGggttggatgggccactggcctgacccaacatggcttctctcatgtttttACCTGCCAGGGCTCTTCCCAGTTGGGAGTTACACGGTCTCGGGTCTCCAGCAACCAGAGCAAAGTCTTAAGCCAAAAGAACCAACATTGCAGGGAAGTTTTCCTCTTATTTTGTCAACAATATTGtttattttctttacaaaaaaaaaacacacacacattcaggtgTGGCCACCAAGCAGACGTCTAAGAGTTTTGGAGGACATCTCGGCAGAGAAGGGCTTCCCTTTCTTCCGTCTCATTCAaagccgctggggggggggaaaaacGAAAAGGTCAGGCCACCGCAGGCAAACGTGAACATGAGCAAGAGAGAGGAGTCCAGATTTTGGAACATGTCCAGCAAATCCTTTGTCCATCAAACTCTGACCGGCAGCACCTCTCCCAGAACTCTGGCTAAGGTCTTCCCCATATtgcctccttcctggtcctttcaacgGGAGATGTCGTGGACTGAATCTGGGATTTTCCGCATGCTTAGCAGAGGCTCTATTTAATCCCAGGTCACGGCCCATCACCAAAACAGAAAGCTGCCTCCTACCCTCGGTCCAGCCTGGTCAGTAtattctactgcaggggtagtcaaactgcggccctccagatgtccatggactacaattcccatgagccccaggggctcatgggaattgtagtccatggacatctggagggccgcagtttgactacccctgctctactgagaCCTGGAGGTGCTCTTCagggtctgaggcagaggtctttcacatcaccaacttcttggtccttttgactggagacgccggggattgaaccggggggccttcggcatgccaagcagaggctctgccactgagccactccCTTCCCACCCTTGCTCCATTGAGATTAGACCTGTTCATTCTACCTGGAACCAGCTTTCCAGGGTTGAGGTCTTTCCCACGGCTTACAGCCTGGCTCTTTTAAACAGGAGAAGCCACGTATTGgacctgagatcttctgcatgtcaagaagatgctctacccccatgcccccccccacacacatacacattattTTGAAAAGAAATCCTCCAATTAAAAAAAGCCGATGTACTTATGTTTTAGATTATCAACCTTAGCCTGGTATCAGCCTTGTAACCTTAGGATTCATGCATACTTCTATGAAAATCTGttggtatagtgtttaagagaggcagtgtttgattccctgctcttccacgtgTGACTctgagctagtcacagtgctgttagggttattctcacagcagttctctcaaagctcacctacctcgcaaggtgcctgttgtggggagaagacaggaaggcgattgtaagctgctttgagactcttgggagACTCAAAGACTCCTTTGTTATTTGATGTAAAACTTTCAGGCATGCTTTGCCCCTCCTGGGGGACATGGGTGCTCCCTTTATAGACACACACCTGCTCCCAAAAGCTTATACTGGGGGAGTGAGGCAAAGGAGCTCTTTCCCTGGTTATCTCACTTTTCAGCCAAAGGCTGGTCCTCCCCTGAAGAAAGGGCTGATGCCATGTCAAACcccatgaaatcacaaagacacACATGGGGAAGGGGTTTCTCAGTCCAATGCAAGAACGCCTGGCTACTGCTGCCTTCTTCAATGGACATTTCACTCTGGAGCACTGGAAGAACTGCTGGAACTGGGAGATGTTCCCCACCCCGCCCAATCCCAACAGGGGAGGAGCTGATGGCCCCTTCAAGTGGCATGCAAGGGACTTGACAGCAGAGCCTATCCAGAGCACCCCGCGACAGCTGCCTACGGGGAGGCAGGTGGGCGGCCTCTTGTCTGCCAACCAGGGCAAACGCCAGGGCCACTTCTCAAAACGCTGGCCAAAACCGCACGCTTACCTGACCAGGTGTGCTATTTCCCAGTTGGTGTCGGAGGTGAGCGGCCCTTCCGTTTCCACGCCTTTCTCCGTCACGATGATCAGCTCGTACTGCAAGAGAGGGGGCCCGTCCTTATTTCCTGCCCAGAAGGGCTGCCTTCAACAGCCTTCTCCGAATTCATCCTCATTCCTCCCTCccgggtggactagatggcccctgggGAGCCCTTTTTGCCATCCAGCCTGGATGTGGAGCTGCAAATTCTGTTGATCCAGGGAGGGACCAACacccaattttttttctccctcaacgcctttttctctttccttgaaatTTATGTTTGCACCGAGACTTAATTCCCCTTCGATCCTGGCAGGACATGCCCCATAAAAATAAGATTTCCTCACTCATATTTTAGGAAACGCACTACAGCAggtgtggccaaattgtggctctccagatgtgcatatGTCAcacttcccatgaacccctggccAGCCAcctgcgctggcaggggctcatgggtattgtagtccatggacatctggagcgccgcagtttggccaccgaACAACAGCCTGAAAAAGCTCGTCCTGAAAAAACTTTTGCTGGGTTTTGGTTTCATTTTGCTACGTGAACACAAGTAGCTTTTACCAAATCAGACCCTTCTCCGTCCACCCAGGTCTGTATTATGGCTAATTCTCTGTACTATTCTGctacgtttcatgtaaaccgccctgagcctcagaggagggcagtacataaatataataaataaaaataagccacTGGCAGtccctctccaggatctcaggtagagCTCTTCCCCATCATCGAtcgcctggtcctttcaactggacatatcggggatcgaacctggatccttctgcatgccaagcagaggctctgcccctgagccacggcccctccccacccttcaccCTTCAAAGTCAGCCCTGTTGGTCAGTGGCACTAAAGACTAGCCagctttgtggcaggggaagagtttttgtgagtcagggCTCTCACTCTTTCAGACAGAGCTGGACTGCGTGCCCATCTGTCCTTCtatcactccactctccaagataAGAAGTTGGGACTCACATGTAGCTGAAAAGCGAGGAGCAACTAAAGATAGCTCCTCCCCTGACACAAATCTTGCTGGTCTGCAACATGCTCTGGGGCTCTCGCTGCTACAGGAAGACTAACGCAGGGACCCATCTcgaggtccttcccatcacctcctgcccggtccttttagctggagacacCAGAgtttgaacttggaaccttctgcatgccaagcaggggctcgaCTAgtctgccacagcccttcccctaaCACAAAaaacagggtccccccccccccccccgccccatcccctTCCAAATGCTCCACGGGACAACTCACCCTGTTGAACGAGCGGGCGTCTCGGTAATAGAGGATTTTCATGCAGCGCTCGATGAGGGCCCGGGCCTCCTCTCTGGACGGggtccccttcttctccagcgCATCCCTCATCAATGGctggaaggggggaagaagaagaagaagagttggttcttatatgccgcttttctctacccgaaggagtctcaaagcggcttacagtcgccttccctttcctcttcccataacagacaccctgtgagggaggggaggctgagagagccctgagattactgaagaagaagaagaagagttggttcttataggccgcttttctctacccgaaggaggctcaaagcggcttccagtcgccttcccattcctctccccacaacagacatcctgtgaggtgggtgaggctgagagagcgctgatatcactgcccggtcagaacagttttatcagtgccatggcgagcccaaggtcacccagctggttgcatgtggaggagtgcagaatcgaacctggcatgccagattagaagtccgcactcctaaccactacaccaaactggctcttactggAAGGGAGAAACCGACACGGTGACCGGCAATGGGCCCTGGGGGTACTGAAAGGCCACACCCCCTTCTCCACCCAATCTGCCCACCCCAGGGGGCTCACCTGTGCAACGTAGGAGCCGTATCCAGTCGCCAGCGTAGGGGCTTCATAAGCCACACCCAGCATGTCGACATAACCTAAGAAACTGAGGAGGAATTTGTCGTTGTTATGACAGatcagctcccctcccccagagttccttctcctcccccacccccccttccttCAGAGCAGCCCCTGCCTGTCCAGAGAGACATTCCCTATCAGGGTTTCTCACCCATCCTGTCTGAAGCATGCTATGTTATAAAACCTCCTACTCCTTTGAGCCTGCCCAGCCCCTCCAGTCACCTTTAGAGGACCTGATTTAGGAACtggtgggttggtctgaagtagcacaacaaaatcggagtccagtggcacctttaagaccaacaaagatttattcaagacgtgagctttcgagtgcaggcacactTCGGCAGACGTTGGAACAGAGATTGTAAGAGTGGAGGTGAAAGGGGCCAGAAAAAATAGTCTGttctaattacttcttttcaccactgggaaagtgtctgccattaatcactaaccttgacatttttattgccccaatgtttttgcgAAGGGccactgaacccaaaggactgattagcttttctagcaaggaagtatcatcatactgcatattttggatgtgATGCCGTTGACTAATTTggtactaatttactttctccttgtatctatactcttatgatccccgttccattgtctgagggagtgtgcatgcacacaaaagctcatgccctgaataaatcttgggtggtcttaaaggtgccactgaactttatttttttttgttctgctttaGGAGCATCTGGAAGAGAGCCTCCCCAGTCAGGGCCCCCAAAGTCAGGGCCTCTCTCCCTAGAAAGGCTCAACTGTCCCCTTCTCTTGTGATCAACAGTCAATGGGTGAAGATTTATTttctttggcattccctcagtgacccctccttcctaaccaatgttttaattgctgtttttgtaTGACTTCGTACATATTTTAGGAATTTTTCtgaaattcaggtgggtaggtgtgttggtctgaagcaataaaaGGCACTCCGTGGGGAACTTTGAAGTACCTGGTCTATTGCAATGGAATTTCAGAACAGGAGATTTTCAAGTTACAAGTTATCCCAATACTGAGAACAATGGATCCCCCAGGGTTAAACAGAGATATTGGGCTCTTATCTCACTAAACATCCTAAATCACTCAGTTTTCACCTCTGTTTGTTCACACCTCTTATCTTTATGCTAATTTTCTGCTATTAACCAGTTTTACCACCTGCTTTAATCCATTTTAGCTATGCTAATTGCTCAGTGAGTTATGTATCCTGACTCTAATCAGCCCATCATGGCAACTAACCTTCCTCTCTTAACTATATGCAATGACTGGCAaggtctgtttcaatgtatctgaaagaCGTCTGTttatacatgaaagcttatgcccagaattacactttgttggtcttaatggtgccacagGACTTAAAATAtgttatattttttaattgttctgtGGGTTTTTTGGGAGAGGGATAAGTTGATTTTAATGTCTTTCAATGGGGATTTCATGATGTATCTTTTAAATTGCTACCTGCCACAGTGGCCTTAAGGGAGACATATTTTCTGAAACTATAATAATACAAGATTCAAACCctccacaaaaaaaaccccacactttCTCGGCTGGCTCATTTTCCTTCCATTGCCTGCTTAGCGTAGCCTTGAAAAAAGAGTGCAAAAAAACCTTGTTTGACACATACCACCCCAAGACCTCTCCAGTAGATCCCACATAAGTTGGCTAGATATTCTAAGACTGCAAAACTAACAAGTCCATCATTACAGATAGACTGCCCCTGAActgggggggatgggaatggtggcctaggatcactgtgtaGGCAGTCCATAAAATCCTAGttcctttaaatgaaacaaagtcttctgggccagatgaattgcatccaaggggactaaaagaacttgcagaggtAATTTCTGAAaccctgtccattatttttgacacttcttgaagaacaggtgaggtgccagacgattggaggcgggcaaatgttgtccccatcttcaagaaagggaaaaaggaggatctggataattatcgacccatcagcttgacatctgtagctggcaaaattttggaacaaataatcaaacactcggtccttgagcagctggaactgagagctgtgatttctctcAGGATGCGTTTCACAAGAACAattcatgtcagaccaaccttgtctctttttttgagaaagtgactaccttgctggatcaggggactgCCGTGGacacagtttatctggatttcagtgaagcttttgataaggttccacatgatattcttgttgacaagatggtaaaatgtggatcctaattctgtcaggtggatcaataactagttgacagatcgtacccagagggtacttgttaatggttcagcatcttcttggagaagagtgacaaatggagtaccccaaggatctgtcctggggcctgtgtagttcaacatatatttataaattatttggatgagggattagaggtgatacttattaaatttgcagatgacactaaactcgGTGGGGTAGCCAGCACACCAaaggacagaatcagaatacagtagCTTACCCATCTCCGTTGGCATAGCCGCCAATCACCACCGTGTTCCAGAGGGGGTTCATCTTGGACCGGCGGCTGTACATGGCTCGCGTCAGCCAGGAGTGAATGGCCTTCGGGCTGTAGCTGTGGCCGTCCCCTAGCAGCTCTTCATCAATCCTGGAACACGCAAGCCAACAGTGGATGTATCAGAGACTTGAAGAGGTTTTTCAACCTTGCAGgcgaagagctgattttttgtctcccgttttcactaccagaaggcatcccaaaatggcttacaaacaactttccctccctctccccacaacacacaccttgcaaagtgggggggggggagggaggagagctctgaaagaacagcacTGAGTgaactgctggctgcatgtggaggaggagtggggaaacagctCTCCACatcagaatctgccactctttaaaCCACCGCAATGTGCTGGTTGTCAGATCAGGGAAAGGGACAGACCCATGGGATTCCACCCAAGGGGGTCGAGCAGGAGCCAGGGCCGACAGGCAACCTGCGCTTCTGTGTACGAGGGCAGCACATCCAGGAACACGCCAGCAACCTCAGAGCCAGAACTGAGCCGACTTACACCATCTGATCAATGACTTGCTTGAGGTACTGGAAATCCGCGTAATCGCCCGAGGCCCCCAGGACGGTGCTGTCGTTGACCTTCATGACGCGGGAGATGTTGCGGAAGCGGGCAAGGGAGCCGTAGGAGCCCAGCATGTCTGCGGCGATGATCACCCCGCCGTCAAACTTTACCCCCAGCACCGATGTGCCCGTCACCATGGGACTCCTGGGCGAAAACAGGACAGAGGGACGGAATTATTTGGATGTTTTTGCCTCCGTTTCTTCTTCACAAGGGGCCTGTGCGAGTGcgtgattggcccagggtcacgcaggattcaaacccaggacccagatcctagtttaacctcagagagccctgatatccctgcttggtcagaacggctttatcagtgctgtggtcacccagctggctgcatgtgggggagtgcagaatcaaacctggcatgccagattagaagtccgcactcctaaccacgacaccaaacaggCCTGAAACATTACTGGAATTTCGGGGGCCGTATTGCATCCTACACCCCAGTCGGCTCCTACTCCCTTCTCCATCCCAAACCACTCAAGGTTCCCGTTCTTTTCCTACTCTTCACTTGCAAATTTTACATCCCACCTTCCCTCCACCAGAACGAAAGCAGCCTAcatctcctccctttctcttcgcctctattttattctcacaacagcctttTGAGGTAGGCCAATTCCCCAAGTCGACACTGGcagccctccttcccctcctgtaCACAGGTAGACCGCTGCTGGGCATGGAGGCTCCACTTGGCCATCCCTGGCCAGATTCTCCTCCCGTGACGTCACCAGTTCCCCCCCAGCCCGTCCCTTGACGTCACCGAATCCTCCCGTGACGTCATGCCGGCCACTCACAGGGTTCTGCTGACTCCCTCGCCTTCCGCGGCCTGCATCCCGAA
It contains:
- the PSMB4 gene encoding proteasome subunit beta type-4 — translated: MEVPSLLPPSPFWAAGPAPGQLYSPPCPGRAFGMQAAEGEGVSRTLSPMVTGTSVLGVKFDGGVIIAADMLGSYGSLARFRNISRVMKVNDSTVLGASGDYADFQYLKQVIDQMVIDEELLGDGHSYSPKAIHSWLTRAMYSRRSKMNPLWNTVVIGGYANGDGFLGYVDMLGVAYEAPTLATGYGSYVAQPLMRDALEKKGTPSREEARALIERCMKILYYRDARSFNRYELIIVTEKGVETEGPLTSDTNWEIAHLVSGFE